Proteins encoded within one genomic window of Candidatus Giovannonibacteria bacterium:
- a CDS encoding M48 family metallopeptidase, whose protein sequence is MTIYSHRDSNIRKTFALFGVFLLAVIGLGWIFSQIYGNVSILFFAVIFSSAMSVISYWYSDKIVLMMTRARALQKKDAPELYNIVENLTITAGLPMPRLYLVEDRSPNAFATGRDPKHAIVAVTSGILDVLDRAELEGVLAHELSHIGNRDMLLNTAAVILAGFISLLADFFMRSLWWGSFRNRDDNRAGGILVLIGVALLILAPIAATLMQLAISRKREFLADASGALLTRYPEGLARALEKISKAPASVTNATPTMAHLWFADPFRKKYGITKLFMTHPPVEERIRALRAMSV, encoded by the coding sequence ATGACAATCTACTCGCATCGCGATTCAAATATCAGAAAGACCTTCGCGCTATTCGGCGTTTTTTTGCTCGCGGTTATCGGTTTGGGCTGGATATTTTCGCAAATTTACGGCAACGTCTCCATTTTATTTTTCGCTGTAATTTTCAGTTCCGCAATGAGCGTCATTTCTTACTGGTATTCGGATAAAATCGTGCTTATGATGACCCGTGCGCGGGCGCTTCAAAAAAAAGACGCGCCGGAACTTTATAACATCGTGGAAAATCTTACCATCACGGCCGGGCTCCCCATGCCGCGGCTTTATTTGGTTGAGGACAGGTCTCCGAACGCTTTTGCCACGGGGAGAGACCCCAAACACGCCATTGTCGCGGTGACATCCGGCATTTTGGATGTTTTGGACCGCGCCGAGCTGGAGGGGGTTTTGGCGCACGAGCTTTCGCACATCGGCAATCGCGATATGCTTTTGAACACGGCGGCGGTGATTTTGGCCGGATTCATTTCGCTTTTGGCCGATTTTTTTATGAGAAGTTTGTGGTGGGGGAGTTTTAGAAACCGCGATGACAATAGGGCCGGAGGAATTCTGGTTTTAATCGGCGTCGCGCTTTTAATTCTTGCGCCGATTGCGGCCACTTTGATGCAGCTGGCCATTTCCAGGAAACGCGAGTTTTTGGCCGACGCTTCCGGAGCGCTTTTAACGAGATACCCGGAGGGGCTGGCGCGGGCGCTTGAGAAAATTTCAAAAGCGCCTGCGTCGGTTACTAACGCGACTCCTACCATGGCACATCTTTGGTTCGCTGACCCGTTTCGCAAAAAATACGGAATTACAAAATTATTCATGACCCACCCGCCGGTTGAAGAAAGAATCAGAGCATTAAGAGCCATGAGCGTATAA
- a CDS encoding LemA family protein, translated as MNIVYWISGIAVLIALWVVFAYNRLVTLGYRAKEALSDIDVQLKRRYDLIPNLVETVKGYMQHERQVFENVTQARARAISGGRNLSEKAQAEDALSLNLKTLFAVAENYPDLKANANFLDLQRELADTENKIQASRRFYNGNVMELNTKIDTFPTNLIAGRFGFSKMEFFGVESEAEKRPVSVKF; from the coding sequence ATGAACATCGTGTATTGGATTTCGGGAATAGCCGTTTTAATCGCGCTTTGGGTCGTCTTTGCTTATAACCGGCTGGTGACTTTGGGTTACCGCGCGAAGGAGGCCTTGTCGGACATTGATGTACAGCTTAAGCGCCGGTATGATTTGATTCCGAATTTGGTGGAAACCGTGAAGGGCTATATGCAGCATGAAAGGCAGGTTTTTGAAAATGTAACCCAAGCGCGCGCGCGGGCTATCTCCGGCGGGAGAAATTTAAGCGAAAAAGCGCAGGCCGAAGACGCGCTTTCTTTAAATTTGAAAACTCTTTTCGCGGTAGCTGAAAATTATCCGGATTTGAAAGCCAACGCCAACTTTTTAGATTTGCAAAGGGAGCTTGCCGACACCGAAAATAAAATCCAGGCCTCCCGCAGATTTTACAACGGCAACGTTATGGAGTTGAACACCAAAATTGACACTTTTCCGACGAATCTGATTGCCGGCCGGTTTGGATTTTCAAAAATGGAATTTTTCGGAGTGGAGTCGGAAGCCGAGAAGCGCCCGGTTAGCGTTAAATTCTGA
- the groL gene encoding chaperonin GroEL (60 kDa chaperone family; promotes refolding of misfolded polypeptides especially under stressful conditions; forms two stacked rings of heptamers to form a barrel-shaped 14mer; ends can be capped by GroES; misfolded proteins enter the barrel where they are refolded when GroES binds) produces MAKQIKFNEEARSAIKKGIDKLAEAVRMTLGPRGRAVVIEKGYGAPQVTFDGVTVAKEIELSDKWENLGAEFIKQAADKTNDRVGDGTTTAVVLTHAIIEEGERAIHEKGFNVIQLAEELKKGSEDVVKALEQQKEDVSDNKKLQEVATLAAKDAEIGKLLAEVMSKVGRDGVVTIEDSNTVGSSHEMVEGLQFDRGYVSPYMISNQEKMTAELEDPYILVTDKKISSIQDILKLLEKVLATGKKELVLIADEIEGEALAALLVNKLRGVLNVLGVKAPGFGDRRKEMLQDIAVVTGAEFISEDLGRKLENTEVSQLGHAHRVVADKDNTTIVGGKGNKKAIEERVAQIRAQIKKTDSEYEKKNLQERVGKLSGGVAVIKVGAPTESAQKELKQRVEDAVSATRAAMEEGIVPGGGIALFNLVVSAQGEIIEHAVSATLAATGILNKALRAPVEAIIQNSGESVNKIIDELVKQKKANNGDDNKAQWLGFNAATNKIGDLKEAGIIDPLKVVKIAFQNAVSVAANYLTVGAAVTEIPEKNPPAGGHPMGGGMGGHMDY; encoded by the coding sequence ATGGCAAAACAAATAAAATTTAACGAAGAGGCGCGGAGCGCCATTAAAAAAGGCATAGACAAATTGGCCGAGGCGGTGCGGATGACTTTGGGACCGCGCGGCCGAGCCGTGGTTATTGAAAAAGGATACGGCGCGCCGCAGGTGACTTTTGACGGGGTGACAGTTGCCAAAGAAATTGAGCTTTCGGACAAATGGGAAAACTTGGGAGCGGAGTTTATAAAACAAGCCGCCGACAAAACCAACGACCGCGTTGGCGACGGCACCACAACCGCCGTTGTTTTGACGCACGCGATTATTGAAGAAGGCGAGCGGGCGATACACGAAAAGGGCTTTAATGTTATTCAGCTCGCCGAGGAACTTAAAAAAGGAAGCGAGGACGTGGTGAAGGCGCTGGAGCAGCAAAAAGAAGACGTTTCCGACAATAAAAAATTGCAGGAGGTGGCGACGCTTGCGGCAAAAGACGCGGAGATCGGCAAACTTTTGGCGGAAGTGATGTCCAAAGTCGGGCGGGACGGCGTTGTGACTATTGAGGATTCCAACACCGTCGGCAGCTCGCACGAAATGGTTGAGGGCCTGCAGTTTGACCGCGGATACGTTTCTCCTTACATGATTTCCAATCAGGAGAAAATGACTGCCGAACTGGAAGACCCTTATATTTTGGTGACCGATAAAAAAATTTCGTCTATTCAGGATATTTTAAAATTATTGGAAAAGGTTTTGGCAACCGGCAAAAAAGAACTGGTTTTGATTGCCGATGAAATTGAGGGCGAGGCGCTCGCGGCCCTTTTGGTCAACAAACTCCGGGGCGTGCTTAATGTTTTGGGCGTAAAAGCGCCGGGATTCGGCGACAGGAGAAAAGAGATGCTGCAGGACATCGCAGTTGTGACCGGCGCGGAATTTATCTCGGAGGATTTGGGGAGGAAGCTGGAGAACACGGAGGTGAGCCAGCTGGGACACGCGCACCGCGTTGTGGCGGACAAAGACAACACCACGATTGTGGGCGGAAAGGGAAACAAAAAGGCGATAGAAGAAAGAGTTGCCCAAATCCGCGCGCAAATTAAAAAGACGGACTCGGAATACGAAAAGAAAAATTTGCAGGAACGAGTCGGCAAACTTTCCGGAGGCGTTGCCGTGATTAAAGTAGGCGCGCCCACGGAATCCGCCCAGAAAGAATTAAAACAAAGAGTGGAAGATGCTGTTTCGGCAACCCGCGCCGCGATGGAGGAAGGAATTGTTCCGGGCGGAGGAATCGCCCTGTTTAATTTGGTTGTTTCGGCACAGGGAGAAATTATTGAACATGCCGTTTCTGCTACCCTGGCCGCTACCGGGATTTTGAATAAAGCGCTAAGAGCCCCCGTAGAGGCCATCATTCAAAATAGCGGAGAATCCGTAAATAAAATTATTGATGAATTGGTAAAGCAAAAAAAGGCAAATAATGGAGACGATAACAAAGCGCAATGGCTGGGATTTAACGCCGCAACCAATAAAATCGGCGACCTCAAAGAAGCCGGCATTATTGACCCGCTGAAGGTCGTAAAAATCGCTTTTCAAAACGCCGTTTCCGTAGCGGCGAATTATCTCACCGTCGGCGCCGCCGTCACAGAGATTCCGGAAAAGAATCCGCCAGCTGGCGGACATCCAATGGGCGGCGGCATGGGTGGCCACATGGACTATTGA
- a CDS encoding co-chaperone GroES → MLNIKPLGDRVLIEPLSDEEKAKQSKGGILIPDTADKEKPQEGKIIAVGEGKRLENGTLQPLSVKAGDKVLFSKYGPTEIKIPASSAGGDDKEYLIAKEEDILAIIE, encoded by the coding sequence ATGCTTAATATCAAGCCGTTAGGCGACAGGGTTTTGATTGAGCCATTGTCTGACGAGGAAAAAGCCAAGCAGTCAAAGGGAGGGATTTTAATACCGGACACCGCGGACAAGGAAAAGCCACAGGAGGGAAAAATTATTGCCGTGGGGGAAGGGAAAAGATTAGAAAACGGAACGCTCCAGCCGCTTTCGGTAAAAGCCGGCGATAAAGTTTTATTTTCCAAATACGGGCCGACAGAGATAAAAATTCCTGCCTCGTCGGCAGGCGGGGACGACAAGGAATATTTAATAGCCAAAGAAGAGGATATTCTAGCGATTATAGAATAA
- the uvrA gene encoding excinuclease ABC subunit UvrA: MEARESGKNFIRIRGARVHNLKNIDLDIPKNKLVVITGLSGSGKSSLAFDTIYAEAERRFVESLSSYARQFLGVKEKPEADSISGLSPAIAIDQKSVAKNPRSTVGTITEVYDYLRILFARAGEPHCPKCGKKIGRQSADEILNHILKPARAGGLKNGSRIDIFAPVVRGKKGEHKSILEMVRRGGFLRVRMDGEIMRLDEAENPPAGGLNPKQAHNIEVVVDRLVIDKELDRPRLRESLETALKIGKGLVLINPHTKDFGVGVNDQLFSEHFACPDCGVSLPEIEPRLFSFNSPYGACPHCTGLGSTLEVEPDLVIPNKNLTLAEGAIRAWATASHKVGRQSWYWWILSDLAERHGFSLNTPYAKLPEKIKKIILYGDSPRSSTPPGGKKPGFLAVPKPGFEEPGGFEGVIENLKRRWKETESEWTREEIEKYMRVEQCPVCKGRRLKPEALAVTYADKNIAEISALTISDARNFFIPLLTKEGVGGGGALRPLLREILRRLEFLLEVGLDYLTIDRESTTLAGGEAQRVRLATQIGSALTGVIYVLDEPSIGLHARDHARLIKTLKDLRDLGNTVLVVEHDAETMKEADWIIDLGPGAGKRGGQVIFEGTYKELLRARTLTGEYLSGRKEVKSEPKAQVLQDLAQTDGASRAIRQQANMRVLAKPSAKASADKLTIKGASEHNLKNIDVKIPLGKLVAVSGVSGSGKSSLISDILAKALLKYFYGSKEEPGKHKKIEGLENIDKAVLVDQSPIGRTPRSNPATYTGVFSFIREIYARTIEARARGYKSGRFSFNVKGGRCEVCEGQGVKKIEMYFLPDIYVECEECHGKRYNKEALEILYQNKNIADVLDLSIEEAHKFFKDIPQIDQRLKTLVEVGLGYMKLGQPATTLSGGEAQRVKLAFELSKKATGRTLYILDEPTTGLHFDDIQKLLNILSALVDKGNSVLVVEHNLDVLKNADWIIDLGPDGGGNGGEVVAEGAPKEIASHKKSYTGEWLRRIL, from the coding sequence ATGGAAGCGAGAGAGAGCGGCAAAAATTTTATAAGGATTAGGGGAGCGAGGGTGCATAACCTTAAAAATATTGATTTGGATATTCCGAAAAATAAACTCGTGGTTATCACCGGGCTTTCCGGCTCCGGAAAATCATCTCTGGCTTTTGACACTATTTACGCCGAAGCCGAAAGGCGGTTTGTGGAGTCGCTTTCTTCCTACGCGCGGCAATTTTTGGGCGTTAAAGAAAAGCCGGAAGCCGATTCCATCTCCGGCCTTTCGCCGGCCATCGCCATTGACCAGAAAAGCGTGGCAAAAAATCCGCGCTCAACCGTCGGCACAATTACGGAAGTTTACGATTACCTCCGTATTTTATTCGCGCGTGCCGGTGAGCCGCACTGTCCGAAATGCGGCAAAAAAATAGGCAGGCAGAGCGCGGACGAAATTTTAAATCACATTTTGAAACCTGCCCGCGCAGGCGGGTTAAAGAACGGCTCGCGGATAGATATTTTCGCGCCCGTGGTCAGAGGCAAAAAAGGCGAGCACAAAAGCATTTTGGAAATGGTTCGCCGCGGAGGATTTTTGCGAGTGAGGATGGACGGAGAAATAATGCGCTTGGACGAAGCGGAAAATCCGCCGGCTGGCGGATTGAATCCTAAACAAGCCCATAATATTGAAGTGGTGGTGGACAGATTAGTCATTGACAAGGAGCTTGACAGGCCGCGACTCCGCGAGTCCTTGGAGACGGCGCTGAAGATTGGGAAAGGGCTGGTATTGATAAACCCCCACACCAAAGATTTTGGTGTGGGGGTAAATGACCAGCTTTTTTCCGAGCACTTTGCCTGCCCGGATTGCGGCGTTTCTTTGCCGGAGATTGAACCGCGCCTTTTTTCTTTCAATTCTCCCTACGGCGCCTGTCCGCATTGCACCGGTTTGGGAAGCACCTTGGAGGTTGAGCCGGATTTGGTTATCCCAAATAAAAATTTGACACTGGCGGAAGGAGCTATCAGGGCATGGGCAACGGCTTCGCACAAAGTCGGGCGGCAATCCTGGTATTGGTGGATTTTATCTGATTTGGCGGAGAGGCACGGATTTTCTCTAAACACGCCTTACGCGAAATTGCCGGAGAAAATAAAGAAAATAATTTTGTATGGTGATTCGCCTCGCTCCTCAACACCGCCCGGCGGGAAGAAACCGGGTTTTTTGGCAGTCCCAAAACCCGGTTTCGAGGAGCCGGGCGGTTTCGAAGGAGTAATCGAAAACTTGAAACGCAGGTGGAAAGAAACGGAATCGGAATGGACTAGAGAAGAAATAGAAAAATACATGCGCGTGGAGCAATGCCCCGTCTGCAAGGGCAGGCGGCTTAAGCCGGAAGCGCTGGCCGTAACCTACGCCGACAAAAATATTGCCGAGATTTCCGCTCTTACTATTTCGGATGCAAGAAATTTTTTTATTCCCCTCCTTACGAAGGAGGGGGTTGGGGGAGGTGGCGCTTTGCGTCCGTTGCTTAGAGAAATTTTGCGGCGGCTGGAATTTTTGTTGGAGGTGGGTTTGGATTACCTGACCATAGACCGCGAGTCCACGACGCTGGCAGGTGGCGAAGCGCAGAGGGTGCGGCTTGCGACTCAGATCGGCTCGGCCTTGACGGGAGTGATTTACGTTTTAGACGAGCCGTCAATCGGGCTCCATGCAAGAGACCATGCGCGGCTGATTAAAACGCTGAAAGATTTGCGCGATTTGGGGAATACCGTATTAGTTGTGGAGCACGATGCCGAGACGATGAAGGAAGCCGATTGGATAATTGATTTGGGTCCAGGCGCCGGCAAGCGCGGCGGCCAAGTTATTTTTGAAGGAACTTATAAAGAACTTTTACGCGCGAGAACTTTGACTGGGGAATATTTGTCTGGCAGAAAAGAAGTGAAAAGCGAGCCGAAGGCGCAGGTTTTGCAAGACCTTGCGCAGACCGACGGGGCGAGCAGAGCAATTCGCCAGCAGGCGAATATGCGTGTCCTTGCAAAACCTAGCGCCAAGGCAAGTGCGGATAAGTTGACCATCAAAGGCGCTTCCGAGCACAATCTTAAAAATATTGACGTAAAGATTCCTTTGGGCAAGCTGGTCGCCGTCTCCGGAGTTTCGGGGTCGGGGAAATCCTCGCTCATCTCCGACATTTTGGCAAAGGCGCTTTTGAAATATTTTTACGGCTCAAAAGAAGAGCCGGGCAAGCATAAAAAAATTGAGGGTTTGGAAAATATTGATAAGGCGGTGTTGGTGGACCAGTCACCCATCGGACGCACGCCGCGCTCCAACCCCGCGACTTACACCGGAGTGTTTTCGTTTATACGCGAAATTTACGCGCGGACTATTGAGGCGCGCGCCCGTGGATACAAATCGGGACGCTTCTCCTTCAATGTCAAAGGCGGGAGATGCGAGGTTTGCGAAGGGCAGGGGGTTAAAAAAATAGAGATGTATTTTTTGCCGGATATTTACGTGGAATGCGAGGAATGCCACGGCAAGCGGTACAATAAAGAAGCGCTGGAAATTTTGTATCAAAATAAAAATATCGCCGATGTTTTGGATTTATCAATAGAAGAGGCGCATAAGTTTTTTAAAGACATTCCGCAAATTGACCAGCGCCTGAAAACTCTCGTTGAGGTTGGCTTGGGATACATGAAGCTGGGCCAGCCGGCGACGACGCTTTCGGGCGGCGAGGCGCAGAGAGTGAAGCTCGCGTTTGAGCTTTCCAAAAAAGCCACGGGGCGAACTCTTTATATTTTAGACGAGCCGACAACTGGCCTCCATTTTGACGATATCCAAAAACTTTTAAATATTCTCTCCGCACTGGTGGATAAAGGCAACAGCGTCTTGGTTGTTGAACATAATTTGGACGTCTTAAAAAACGCCGACTGGATAATTGACCTCGGTCCGGACGGCGGCGGCAACGGCGGGGAGGTGGTCGCCGAAGGCGCCCCGAAAGAGATCGCCTCCCACAAAAAATCATACACCGGAGAGTGGTTGCGTAGAATACTATAA
- a CDS encoding GIY-YIG nuclease family protein yields MLTRKGFKKAPNAPGIYFFRDKGGKILYIGKAANLRARIRSYFGKAAKPPLGGLAAKLNLSWEVLGSETEALIREAELIKKHLPKYNVLMRDDKQYFYVGFTKEKFPKIFITHQQNREANYIGPFTEGGALRSVLKTLRRAFPYCTCKKSHPRPCLNARIGRCLGFCCLPPHSPPYQGGDQGEVYKNNIRAIKKILSGNNKSLAFTLKKEMHKLSDARKYEEAGKIRDQIRALEKIFEHRGVIKQDLPTEYQKALRALESILGVSGINPHTKKFGVGVNRIESYDIANIHGRFAYGSMAVFANGKIQKNAYRLFKIKTVKESNDPAMLKEVLERRLKHREWPYPEIILVDGGKSQLSAALKAIPPLAPPYKGGDKKNKLPSLRRRGLGEVIKFIALTKNKKHVGDHIFISGKASPISLARLPEPLKNFILMLDSEAHRFAISHYRKLHRKSLTFKT; encoded by the coding sequence ATGCTTACCCGAAAGGGCTTTAAAAAAGCGCCGAATGCGCCCGGGATTTACTTTTTTAGAGATAAGGGCGGGAAGATTTTATATATCGGCAAGGCGGCAAATCTGCGCGCGCGGATCAGATCATATTTCGGAAAAGCTGCTAAGCCGCCACTTGGCGGCTTAGCCGCCAAGTTAAACTTAAGTTGGGAAGTTTTGGGCTCGGAAACAGAAGCGCTGATTCGCGAAGCGGAGTTAATTAAAAAACACCTGCCTAAATACAATGTTTTGATGCGCGACGACAAGCAGTATTTTTACGTCGGGTTTACAAAAGAAAAATTTCCGAAAATATTTATCACGCATCAACAAAACCGCGAAGCAAATTATATCGGCCCGTTCACTGAAGGCGGGGCGTTACGCTCCGTCCTCAAAACTCTCCGCCGCGCATTTCCATATTGCACATGCAAAAAATCCCATCCGCGCCCGTGCCTCAACGCGCGGATTGGGAGATGTTTAGGGTTTTGCTGTTTACCTCCCCATTCCCCTCCTTATCAAGGAGGGGACCAAGGGGAGGTCTATAAAAATAACATCCGCGCAATCAAAAAAATCCTTTCCGGCAACAACAAATCGCTTGCGTTCACGCTCAAAAAAGAAATGCATAAGCTCTCCGACGCCAGAAAATACGAAGAGGCCGGCAAAATCCGCGACCAAATCCGCGCGCTGGAAAAAATTTTTGAACACAGGGGAGTAATCAAGCAGGACTTGCCCACAGAGTACCAAAAAGCCCTGCGGGCGCTGGAATCAATTTTAGGCGTATCCGGCATAAACCCCCACACCAAAAAGTTTGGTGTGGGGGTAAATAGAATAGAATCCTACGACATCGCCAATATTCATGGCCGATTTGCCTATGGCTCAATGGCTGTTTTCGCGAACGGCAAAATTCAAAAAAATGCCTATCGCCTGTTTAAAATTAAAACGGTCAAAGAGTCCAACGATCCCGCGATGCTTAAAGAGGTTTTGGAACGGAGATTAAAGCATCGCGAATGGCCGTATCCTGAAATTATTTTAGTGGACGGAGGAAAAAGCCAGCTTAGCGCGGCACTAAAAGCAATACCTCCCCTTGCCCCTCCTTATAAAGGAGGGGATAAAAAGAATAAGCTCCCCTCCTTACGAAGGAGGGGGTTGGGGGAGGTTATAAAATTCATTGCCCTCACCAAAAATAAAAAACATGTCGGCGACCATATTTTTATTTCCGGAAAAGCATCTCCTATCTCACTTGCCCGCCTCCCCGAACCGCTCAAAAATTTTATTTTAATGCTGGACTCCGAAGCCCATAGATTTGCGATTTCGCATTACAGAAAACTCCATCGCAAAAGCTTGACTTTTAAAACCTAG
- the secG gene encoding preprotein translocase subunit SecG — protein MRNLLLWAQIVISALLVAAILLQQKGVGLGAAFGGSGQIYRSKRGLEKGLFIATIVLGVLFTLTAFITLIIK, from the coding sequence ATGCGTAATTTACTCCTCTGGGCTCAAATCGTGATTTCAGCGCTCTTGGTCGCGGCTATTTTGCTCCAGCAAAAAGGCGTGGGTTTAGGCGCGGCTTTCGGCGGAAGCGGCCAGATTTACAGGTCAAAACGGGGGCTGGAGAAAGGATTATTTATTGCTACGATTGTACTCGGAGTATTATTCACCTTGACCGCTTTTATCACCCTCATTATCAAATAA
- a CDS encoding peptide ABC transporter substrate-binding protein: MRAEILVLIVLALIALVSFLGILTEINKKFGVETPAFGGTLREGVVGSPRFMNPLLAQSDADRDLVSLLYSDLLRHDGEGKPKPALAEKYEVSPDGREYTVTLKDKLYWSDGEKLTADDVIFTISMAKNPLVQSIRRANWEGVEVEKIDERRVRFRLNKAYAPFLENLTLGILPKHVWEKIPASQISLAELNTNPVGAGPYKIKSVDKDSRGSIVSATLTANRYFALGKPHIKTVFLKFYPDEDSALKGLESGAIDAYGAISPKNIDKLGSRTKVEDISLERVIAVFLNQGAKKEFASADVRKALNAAVDKKALLDRGLWGRGKIIDGPLPEAAENNLYDPDAARSIVSKSKKEISFTLTTARTAELLEIAEILKNMWNEAGFKVEVKNFPVGDLEQSVIGPRRYDAFLYGEELVGKNPDPFAFWHSSQRNHPGYNIALYANSRVDKLLEDVRVEQSEEKRAELYKNIQREIKRDQPAVFLFSPSYLYAVPRVLGGIEIKSVNTGSDRYDTIHNWYLERMYVWKIFIK, from the coding sequence ATGCGGGCTGAAATTCTTGTGCTCATTGTGCTCGCGCTCATAGCGCTGGTGTCGTTTCTGGGCATACTTACTGAAATAAATAAAAAATTCGGGGTGGAAACTCCGGCTTTCGGAGGGACGCTGCGCGAAGGCGTTGTCGGGAGCCCGCGATTTATGAATCCGCTTCTCGCGCAATCGGACGCCGACCGCGACTTGGTTTCCCTGCTATATTCTGACCTCCTGCGCCACGACGGCGAGGGTAAGCCCAAGCCGGCGCTTGCGGAAAAATACGAAGTTTCCCCGGATGGACGGGAATACACGGTGACATTGAAAGACAAACTCTACTGGTCGGACGGCGAAAAGCTCACCGCGGACGACGTAATTTTCACAATCAGCATGGCGAAGAATCCGCTTGTACAGAGCATCCGCCGCGCCAACTGGGAAGGAGTTGAAGTTGAAAAAATAGACGAGCGCAGGGTCCGCTTCCGCCTCAACAAGGCCTACGCGCCGTTTTTGGAAAATTTGACGCTTGGTATTTTGCCGAAACACGTCTGGGAAAAAATCCCGGCGTCACAGATATCTTTGGCGGAGCTCAACACAAACCCCGTGGGAGCCGGGCCATACAAAATAAAGTCAGTTGATAAGGACTCTCGCGGCTCAATAGTTTCCGCAACGCTTACCGCAAATAGATATTTCGCTTTGGGCAAACCGCACATCAAAACCGTTTTTTTGAAATTTTATCCCGACGAAGATTCCGCGCTCAAAGGCCTGGAAAGCGGCGCGATAGACGCTTACGGCGCGATATCTCCGAAAAATATAGATAAGCTGGGGAGCAGGACGAAAGTTGAGGATATTTCGCTGGAACGCGTAATCGCCGTTTTTTTAAACCAGGGGGCCAAAAAAGAGTTCGCCTCCGCAGATGTCCGCAAGGCGCTTAACGCCGCGGTGGATAAAAAGGCGCTTTTGGACAGAGGGCTTTGGGGACGCGGGAAAATAATCGACGGGCCGCTTCCGGAAGCAGCGGAAAATAATTTATACGACCCGGATGCGGCGAGGAGCATTGTTAGTAAAAGTAAAAAAGAAATCAGCTTCACGCTTACAACGGCGAGGACAGCGGAACTTCTGGAGATTGCGGAAATCTTAAAAAACATGTGGAACGAAGCCGGCTTTAAAGTTGAAGTAAAAAATTTCCCCGTAGGCGACCTTGAGCAAAGCGTAATCGGACCCAGAAGATACGACGCTTTTCTTTACGGCGAGGAGCTTGTCGGCAAAAACCCCGACCCCTTCGCTTTTTGGCATTCCAGCCAAAGGAACCATCCGGGATACAACATTGCGCTTTACGCCAATTCCCGCGTGGATAAGCTTTTGGAAGACGTCCGTGTTGAGCAAAGCGAAGAAAAGCGCGCCGAGCTTTATAAAAACATCCAGCGCGAGATAAAACGCGACCAGCCGGCGGTATTCCTTTTCTCTCCTTCCTATCTTTACGCAGTTCCGCGCGTTCTGGGCGGGATAGAAATAAAAAGCGTGAATACCGGTTCAGACCGGTATGACACGATTCATAATTGGTATTTAGAAAGAATGTATGTTTGGAAAATATTTATTAAATAG
- a CDS encoding NUDIX hydrolase — protein MKKNKNDYSISVYAIIKKGGRVLLTEDHYRHGWKLPGGGVQPKELLLDALVRETKEEVGFNIKPTSLIYISNWFNKEKGEVRLRIYFIAKIKSGVIKFHDGEVKEAKWFTKRQLKSLKEKDFLFPHHYFVAVQSYLKCKEANIIVKKDAKNRYNLFITN, from the coding sequence ATGAAAAAAAACAAAAATGACTACAGCATCTCTGTGTACGCAATAATCAAAAAGGGCGGTAGGGTACTTTTAACAGAAGATCACTATCGACACGGCTGGAAATTGCCTGGCGGCGGAGTACAGCCTAAAGAATTATTGTTGGATGCGTTAGTTCGCGAAACAAAAGAAGAGGTCGGGTTCAATATAAAACCGACCAGTTTAATATATATATCAAACTGGTTCAATAAAGAAAAGGGCGAAGTAAGATTAAGAATATATTTTATAGCTAAAATTAAATCTGGTGTAATTAAATTTCACGATGGCGAAGTAAAAGAAGCAAAGTGGTTTACTAAAAGACAACTCAAGTCACTAAAAGAAAAAGATTTTTTGTTTCCACATCACTATTTCGTCGCTGTTCAATCCTATTTGAAATGCAAGGAAGCAAACATAATCGTGAAGAAAGACGCTAAAAATCGTTATAACTTATTTATTACTAATTAA